Proteins co-encoded in one Zingiber officinale cultivar Zhangliang unplaced genomic scaffold, Zo_v1.1 ctg51, whole genome shotgun sequence genomic window:
- the LOC122037477 gene encoding histone-lysine N-methyltransferase TRX1-like: protein MKDLYWKCGVPNLEKKGLNYNELLALALNFHDCQGLEPGELVWAKLTGHAMWPAVVVSESNFGPKNALKPSRTNESILVQFFGTHDFARIKLKQAIPFLNGLFSSLHLKCKKARFCRSLDEAKNVCAFFDM from the exons ATGAAGGATTTATATTGGAAATGTGGTGTCCCCAACTTAGAGAAGAAAGGCCTCAATTACAATGAATTGCTGGCTTTAGCACTTAACTTTCATGATTGTCAAGGTCTTGAACCAGGTGAACTTGTATGGGCAAAACTTACAG GGCATGCTATGTGGCCAGCAGTTGTTGTTAGTGAATCAAATTTTGGTCCTAAGAATGCTTTGAAGCCCTCCCGGACAAATGAATCTATCCTTGTACAGTTTTTTGGGACTCATGATTTTGCAAG GATCAAGTTGAAACAGGCTATTCCGTTTCTCAATGGCCTCTTTTCCTCTTTGCATCTGAAGTGCAAGAAGGCAAGATTTTGTCGAAGCTTGGATGAAGCAAAAAATGTATGTGCTTTCTTTGATATGTGA